The following are from one region of the Staphylococcus argenteus genome:
- a CDS encoding ATP-dependent DNA helicase DinG produces MGMATYAVVDLETTGNQLDFDDIIQIGITFVRNNQIIDTYHSMIRTNLEIPPFIQALTSIEENMLQQAPYFNQVAQEIYDKIKDCIFVAHNVDFDLNFIKKAFKDCNIHYRPKKVIDTLEIFKIAFPTDKSYQLSELAEAHGITLTNAHRADEDAATTAKLMILAFEKFEKLPLDTLKQLYYLSKQLKYDLYDIFFEMVRQYEAKPLDKSYDKFEQIIYRKQVDLKKPTTNYNGSLKSLYSKVVERMGLTYRPQQLYLAETILDQLMHSEKAMIEASLGSGKSLAYLLAALMYNIETGKHVMISTNTKLLQSQLLEKDTPAMNEALKFKINALLIKSKSDYISLGLISQILKDETSNYEVGILKMQLLIWITETPSGDIQELNLKGGQKMYFDQKIETYVPARHDVHYYNFIKRNAQNIQIGITNHAHLIHSDAENSIYQLFDDCIVDEAHRLPDYALNQVTNELSYADVKYQLGLIGKNENEKLLKAIDQLEKQRILEKLDIAPIDIFGLKASMNEIHELNEQLFSTIYKIVNDSEVYDDDIHRFHNVFTFESKDILKDLHAIIDKLNKTLEIFNGISHKTVKSLRKQLLYLKDKFKNIEQSLKAGHTSFISIKNLSQKSTIRLYVKDYAVKDVLTKQVLEKFKSLIFISGTLKFNHSFDAFKHLFNKDVHFNTFEVNTSLQSSKNTSVFIPSDVSSYQYKNIDEYVASIVSYIIEYTSITASKCLVLFTSYKMMHMVQDMLNELPEFEDYVVLTQQQNQNYKIVQQFNNFDKAILLGTSTFFEGFDFQANGIKCVMIAKLPFMNKHNAKYWLMDSEFTSTFKEYVLPDAVIRFRQGLGRLIRNENDRGVIVSFDDRLINSNYKNFFEQTLENYRQKKGDIQQFGKLLRQIQKKKK; encoded by the coding sequence ATGGGTATGGCAACCTATGCCGTTGTCGATTTAGAGACAACAGGCAACCAATTAGATTTTGACGATATCATTCAAATTGGGATAACGTTTGTGCGTAATAATCAAATTATTGATACATATCATTCGATGATTAGAACAAATTTAGAAATTCCACCATTTATTCAAGCATTAACATCCATTGAAGAAAATATGTTACAACAAGCGCCATATTTTAACCAAGTCGCTCAAGAAATATACGATAAAATAAAAGATTGTATATTTGTCGCACATAATGTTGATTTTGACTTGAATTTTATAAAAAAAGCGTTTAAAGATTGTAACATTCATTATCGTCCTAAAAAAGTTATAGATACGTTAGAGATATTCAAAATTGCTTTTCCAACAGATAAAAGTTATCAATTGAGCGAGTTAGCAGAAGCACATGGTATAACATTAACTAATGCACACCGAGCTGATGAAGATGCTGCTACTACTGCAAAACTAATGATTTTAGCTTTTGAAAAATTTGAAAAGTTACCACTTGATACTTTAAAACAGTTGTATTATTTAAGTAAACAATTGAAGTATGATTTATATGATATTTTCTTTGAAATGGTAAGGCAATATGAGGCTAAGCCATTGGATAAGTCTTATGATAAATTTGAACAGATTATTTATCGTAAGCAAGTAGACTTGAAAAAGCCAACAACTAATTATAATGGAAGTTTAAAATCGTTATATAGTAAAGTTGTAGAGCGTATGGGATTAACTTATCGTCCGCAACAATTATACTTGGCAGAAACAATTTTAGATCAATTAATGCATAGTGAAAAAGCAATGATTGAAGCTTCATTAGGTAGTGGTAAATCATTAGCATATTTACTTGCTGCTTTAATGTATAATATTGAAACTGGTAAGCATGTAATGATATCAACGAATACTAAATTATTGCAAAGTCAATTGTTAGAGAAAGATACTCCTGCGATGAATGAGGCATTGAAATTTAAAATTAACGCCTTATTAATTAAAAGTAAGAGCGATTACATTTCATTAGGACTAATTAGTCAAATTTTAAAAGATGAAACTAGTAATTATGAAGTTGGCATTTTAAAAATGCAATTATTAATATGGATTACTGAAACACCATCTGGTGATATTCAAGAGTTGAATTTAAAAGGTGGTCAAAAAATGTATTTTGACCAGAAAATTGAAACGTATGTACCGGCACGTCATGATGTTCATTATTATAATTTTATTAAACGAAATGCACAAAATATTCAAATTGGTATAACAAACCACGCGCATTTAATACATTCAGATGCAGAAAATTCAATCTATCAATTATTTGATGATTGCATAGTAGACGAAGCACATCGATTACCGGATTATGCATTAAACCAAGTGACTAATGAATTAAGTTATGCAGATGTTAAATATCAGCTTGGATTGATTGGTAAAAATGAAAATGAAAAATTATTAAAAGCAATTGATCAATTAGAAAAACAACGGATTTTGGAAAAATTAGATATAGCACCTATCGATATATTTGGATTAAAAGCGAGTATGAATGAAATTCATGAGTTGAATGAACAGTTGTTCTCGACAATCTATAAAATTGTTAATGATTCTGAAGTTTATGATGATGATATTCATAGATTCCATAATGTTTTTACTTTTGAATCGAAAGATATTTTAAAAGACTTACATGCGATTATTGACAAACTTAATAAAACTTTAGAAATTTTTAACGGTATCAGTCATAAAACAGTTAAGTCTTTACGTAAGCAATTATTATATTTAAAAGATAAATTTAAAAATATTGAACAAAGCTTGAAAGCAGGTCATACGAGTTTTATTTCGATTAAAAATTTATCACAAAAATCAACAATTCGTTTATATGTTAAAGACTATGCTGTGAAAGACGTATTAACTAAACAAGTACTTGAAAAATTCAAATCTTTAATTTTTATTTCTGGTACTTTAAAATTCAACCATTCATTTGATGCATTTAAACACTTATTTAACAAAGATGTTCATTTTAATACATTTGAAGTAAACACATCTTTACAAAGTTCGAAAAATACAAGTGTATTTATTCCAAGTGATGTGTCATCTTATCAATATAAAAATATAGATGAATATGTAGCGTCCATAGTGAGTTATATTATAGAATATACGTCAATTACTGCATCAAAATGTTTAGTGTTATTTACAAGTTATAAAATGATGCATATGGTACAAGATATGTTAAATGAATTACCTGAATTTGAAGATTATGTTGTTTTAACGCAGCAGCAGAACCAAAATTATAAAATAGTACAACAATTTAATAATTTTGACAAAGCTATTTTACTAGGTACATCAACATTTTTTGAAGGTTTTGATTTCCAAGCAAATGGAATTAAGTGTGTCATGATTGCTAAATTGCCGTTTATGAATAAACATAATGCGAAATATTGGTTAATGGATTCAGAATTCACATCAACATTTAAAGAATATGTGTTACCAGACGCGGTCATTCGATTTAGACAAGGCCTTGGACGATTAATACGAAATGAAAATGATCGAGGCGTTATAGTGTCGTTTGACGATCGATTAATTAACAGTAATTACAAAAATTTCTTTGAACAGACTTTAGAAAATTATCGTCAGAAAAAAGGCGACATTCAGCAGTTTGGAAAGTTATTAAGACAAATTCAAAAAAAGAAAAAGTAA
- a CDS encoding DUF1405 domain-containing protein: MTIKAFWQYTLYQRPWLIFLLICNFIGVVYGYVWYQDQLNHTLWQYKFFVPDSPTATLFLVISIMLMLMRRQSSIVDALAFVTLIKYGIWAVVMNIIFIIEQGDITINGLMLILTHSIMALQAIYFYPRFKRSVMSLSVAMIWGFLNDYIDYIHLQFPYYDFIATHVWQIGVLSCCLSVFGLLLYVELNKLLKCK; this comes from the coding sequence ATGACAATAAAAGCATTTTGGCAATATACACTTTATCAAAGGCCGTGGTTGATTTTTTTGTTAATATGTAATTTTATAGGTGTGGTGTACGGCTATGTTTGGTATCAAGATCAGTTAAATCATACTTTATGGCAATATAAATTTTTTGTTCCAGATAGCCCGACGGCAACACTTTTTCTTGTTATTTCAATTATGTTAATGCTAATGAGACGGCAAAGTAGTATAGTTGATGCATTAGCATTCGTTACATTAATTAAATATGGTATATGGGCAGTCGTTATGAATATCATATTTATAATTGAACAAGGTGATATAACGATTAATGGACTTATGTTAATTTTAACGCATAGTATCATGGCGCTTCAGGCAATATATTTTTATCCGAGGTTTAAACGGTCAGTAATGAGTTTAAGTGTAGCAATGATATGGGGATTTCTAAACGATTATATTGATTATATACATTTGCAATTTCCATATTATGATTTTATAGCTACACATGTGTGGCAAATTGGTGTATTATCATGTTGTCTAAGTGTTTTTGGACTTTTGCTTTATGTTGAATTAAACAAATTATTAAAGTGTAAATGA
- the bshA gene encoding N-acetyl-alpha-D-glucosaminyl L-malate synthase BshA, translating to MKIGITCYPSMGGSGIIATELGIKLAERGHEVHFITSNIPFRIRKPLPNMIFHQVEVNQYAVFQYPPYDITLSTKIAEVIKEYDLDLLHMHYAVPHAICGILAREMSGKDIKIMTTLHGTDITVLGYDHSLQGAIKFGIEKSDVVTSVSKSLAEETHDIIETNKEIIPIYNFVRENEFPTKHNEALKSQFGISPDEKVLIHVSNFRQVKRIDTIIETFAKVRAKIPSKLILLGDGPELVPMRQKTKELNVEDDVLFLGKQDCVSEFYQLSDLVLLLSEKESFGLTLLEAMKTGVVPIGSNAGGIKEVIKHGETGFVVDVGDSDAASEYAIQLLQDKALYNKLQKNMLEDIAERFGSELITDQYEYYYKKMLNDKSKNEGE from the coding sequence ATGAAGATAGGAATAACATGTTACCCGTCCATGGGTGGCTCAGGTATTATTGCCACAGAATTAGGTATTAAATTAGCAGAGCGAGGACATGAAGTACATTTTATAACTTCAAATATTCCATTTAGAATAAGAAAACCATTACCAAATATGATTTTCCATCAAGTTGAAGTGAATCAATATGCAGTATTTCAATATCCACCATATGATATAACACTGAGTACTAAAATAGCTGAAGTCATAAAAGAATATGACCTTGATCTATTACATATGCATTATGCTGTTCCGCATGCCATATGTGGTATTTTAGCACGTGAGATGTCAGGAAAAGATATTAAAATCATGACTACGTTGCACGGGACTGATATCACAGTATTAGGGTATGATCATTCACTACAAGGTGCTATTAAATTCGGCATAGAAAAAAGTGATGTCGTGACTAGCGTAAGTAAATCTTTAGCAGAAGAAACACATGATATTATAGAAACAAATAAAGAAATCATACCGATTTATAATTTTGTACGTGAAAATGAGTTTCCAACTAAACATAATGAAGCATTAAAGTCACAATTCGGTATTTCACCAGATGAAAAAGTGTTAATCCATGTTTCAAATTTTAGACAAGTAAAACGAATTGACACTATTATAGAAACTTTTGCTAAAGTTCGTGCAAAGATACCTAGTAAGTTGATTTTATTAGGTGATGGCCCTGAATTAGTGCCTATGCGTCAAAAGACAAAAGAATTAAATGTAGAAGATGATGTTTTATTTTTAGGAAAACAAGATTGTGTAAGTGAATTTTATCAATTATCTGATTTAGTATTACTGTTAAGTGAAAAGGAAAGTTTTGGTCTAACATTACTTGAAGCAATGAAGACGGGAGTAGTACCAATCGGTTCAAATGCAGGTGGTATCAAGGAAGTCATTAAACATGGTGAAACTGGTTTTGTCGTTGATGTAGGCGACAGTGATGCTGCAAGTGAATATGCTATTCAATTACTTCAAGATAAAGCATTATACAATAAACTTCAAAAAAATATGCTTGAAGATATTGCTGAACGTTTTGGTTCAGAACTCATTACAGACCAATATGAGTATTATTATAAAAAGATGCTCAATGATAAAAGTAAAAATGAAGGCGAGTAA
- a CDS encoding CCA tRNA nucleotidyltransferase, with protein MDKSLFEQAKPILEHIQKNGFEAYYVGGSVRDYVMRRDIHDIDITTSATPDEIESIFSHTIPVGKEHGTINVVYNHENYEVTTFRAEDDYLDHRRPSGVTFVRDLYEDLQRRDFTMNAIAMDTEYQLYDYFGGQQDINNRIIRTVGLPEERFQEDALRMIRCLRFQSQLSFEIANDTFEAMRLQMADIKFLSIERIVIELTKLIRGINVAQSFKHLKRLNAFNYMPYFEHLEMNKININEPIALELFIAIVSVKFDKHTSVKPLKLSNRQIREIQQYKQIIMTLPNIVTKEQLKMFVYDYDITLIENVLSASEVLMENDIQGFQPLIVNHQTINEINHQLPMNNRKEMNVNGGVIMSHLNKKSGPWLKDVLRQIEIAIVTDKVNNKETEILKWVDNHVKI; from the coding sequence ATGGATAAATCACTATTTGAACAAGCAAAACCTATATTAGAGCACATTCAAAAAAATGGCTTTGAAGCATATTATGTAGGTGGTTCAGTGAGAGATTATGTTATGAGAAGAGACATTCATGACATAGATATCACGACGAGCGCGACGCCCGATGAGATAGAATCGATATTCAGTCATACGATACCAGTGGGGAAAGAGCACGGAACAATTAATGTCGTATATAATCATGAAAATTATGAAGTGACAACATTTAGAGCTGAAGATGATTATCTTGATCATCGTAGACCGAGTGGTGTTACATTTGTTCGAGATTTATATGAAGACTTGCAACGCCGAGATTTTACAATGAATGCAATAGCGATGGATACCGAGTATCAGTTATATGATTACTTTGGTGGGCAACAAGATATCAATAATCGTATCATTCGAACAGTTGGTTTGCCTGAAGAGCGATTCCAAGAAGATGCATTGCGTATGATTCGTTGTTTAAGGTTTCAATCACAACTGTCATTTGAAATTGCGAATGATACTTTTGAAGCTATGCGATTACAAATGGCAGATATTAAGTTTTTATCAATTGAACGTATTGTAATTGAACTTACAAAATTAATACGAGGAATAAATGTTGCACAAAGCTTTAAACATTTGAAAAGATTAAATGCCTTTAACTATATGCCTTATTTTGAACATTTAGAAATGAATAAAATTAATATCAATGAACCAATTGCTTTAGAGTTATTCATCGCTATTGTTTCAGTGAAGTTCGATAAACACACGTCTGTTAAGCCTTTAAAACTTAGCAATCGCCAAATAAGAGAAATTCAGCAATATAAACAAATCATAATGACATTACCAAATATTGTAACGAAAGAACAACTTAAAATGTTTGTATATGATTATGATATAACGTTAATTGAAAATGTATTAAGCGCGTCGGAAGTTTTAATGGAAAATGATATTCAAGGATTTCAACCTTTAATTGTTAACCATCAAACAATTAATGAAATTAACCATCAATTACCTATGAATAATAGGAAAGAAATGAATGTAAATGGTGGCGTGATAATGTCGCACTTAAATAAAAAAAGTGGTCCATGGTTAAAAGATGTGTTAAGGCAAATAGAAATCGCAATTGTAACAGATAAAGTAAACAACAAAGAAACTGAAATTTTGAAATGGGTGGATAATCATGTCAAAATATAG
- a CDS encoding YpiB family protein, whose amino-acid sequence MSETLTQVKESFIDYLLFQYRFKSRIAVWVLNYIKVNHHKLENIHFVDTKIKNHQTLEIAEVDSNASAIQFTKHNLKLMNTNEIFDYIANNDVAFDIQIHFANRVKREQKLDDLIVAQLTESPSFQTYLHDLKSVTLDRRKHALLIDYLLHNIDLSLQMNERKRFYQLTQILNTLKLAENAPQKFEGYN is encoded by the coding sequence ATGTCTGAAACACTCACTCAAGTAAAAGAAAGTTTTATTGATTATTTACTATTTCAATATCGATTTAAATCGCGTATTGCTGTTTGGGTTCTTAACTATATCAAAGTAAATCATCATAAGTTAGAAAATATACATTTTGTTGATACTAAAATTAAAAATCATCAAACATTGGAAATTGCAGAAGTGGATAGTAACGCTTCTGCAATTCAATTTACGAAACATAATCTTAAGTTAATGAATACAAATGAAATATTTGATTATATCGCAAATAATGATGTCGCTTTTGATATCCAAATTCATTTTGCAAATAGGGTAAAGCGAGAGCAAAAATTAGATGATTTAATTGTTGCACAATTAACAGAATCTCCTTCTTTTCAAACTTATCTCCATGATTTAAAAAGTGTAACACTAGATAGACGTAAACATGCACTGTTGATAGACTATCTACTTCATAACATTGATTTGAGTTTACAAATGAATGAAAGAAAGAGATTTTATCAATTAACGCAAATTCTAAATACGTTAAAGCTAGCAGAAAATGCACCACAGAAATTTGAGGGTTATAACTAA
- a CDS encoding biotin--[acetyl-CoA-carboxylase] ligase → MSKYSQDVLQLLYKSKPNYISGQTIAESLNISRTAVKKVIDQLKLEGCKIDSVNHKGHLLQQLPDAWYQGIIDQYTQNSSLFNFSEVYDSIDSTQLAAKKSLVGNQSSFFILSDEQTKGRGRFNRYWSSTKGQGLWMSVVLRPNVAFSMISKFNLFIALGIRDAIQYFSKDEVKVKWPNDIYIGDGKVCGFLTEMVANNDGIEAIICGIGINLSQQIEDFDESIRHRATSIQLHGEHKLDRYQFLEKLLQEIEKRYNQFLTLPFSEIRNEYIAASNIWDRTLQFTENDKQFKGQAIDLDYDGYLIVRDEAGESHRLISADIDF, encoded by the coding sequence ATGTCAAAATATAGTCAAGATGTACTTCAATTATTATATAAAAGTAAACCTAATTACATATCTGGTCAAACTATTGCTGAATCACTTAATATTTCAAGAACTGCGGTTAAAAAGGTAATTGATCAATTGAAATTAGAAGGATGTAAAATTGATTCAGTAAACCATAAGGGTCATTTATTACAACAATTACCAGATGCGTGGTATCAAGGTATTATTGATCAATACACACAAAACTCATCCCTATTTAATTTTAGTGAGGTATATGATTCAATTGATTCAACACAACTTGCTGCGAAAAAGTCTCTTGTCGGCAATCAATCATCATTTTTTATATTAAGTGACGAACAGACTAAAGGCCGTGGCCGATTCAATCGATATTGGAGTTCTACAAAAGGCCAAGGACTATGGATGTCAGTTGTTTTAAGACCCAATGTTGCTTTTTCAATGATATCTAAATTTAATTTATTTATTGCATTAGGTATACGTGATGCCATTCAGTATTTTAGTAAAGATGAAGTTAAAGTGAAATGGCCTAATGATATATATATTGGTGATGGAAAAGTTTGTGGTTTCTTGACTGAAATGGTAGCAAACAATGATGGTATTGAAGCAATTATATGTGGTATTGGGATTAATTTATCTCAGCAAATAGAAGATTTTGATGAAAGTATTAGACATAGAGCAACAAGTATACAATTACATGGTGAACATAAATTAGATAGATATCAATTTTTAGAGAAATTACTTCAGGAAATTGAAAAGAGATATAATCAATTTTTAACGTTACCGTTTTCTGAAATTCGAAATGAATATATTGCAGCTTCAAACATTTGGGATAGAACATTGCAATTTACAGAAAATGACAAACAGTTTAAAGGTCAAGCAATTGATTTAGATTACGATGGCTATCTAATTGTAAGAGATGAAGCGGGTGAATCACACCGTTTAATTAGTGCAGATATAGATTTTTAA
- a CDS encoding zinc metallopeptidase translates to MIIYFVILMVLPLWAQHKVKSNYEKYSQVRSTSGKTGREVALEILHANGIYDVDVVKGEGFLTDHYDPKKKVVSLSPANYDRPSVAGTAIAAHEVGHAIQDHQGYWFLRFRATLVPVANLGSSLSYIIIMLGIVLTALGSAFGSTALWIGAGLMSLAVLFSIVTLPVEFDASSRAMKQITALNIVNEKEYKHARKVLSAAAMTYVAATAVAVAELVRIILLARSSE, encoded by the coding sequence ATGATAATTTATTTCGTAATACTAATGGTATTACCATTATGGGCACAACACAAAGTTAAATCTAACTATGAAAAATATTCACAAGTTAGATCTACAAGTGGTAAAACGGGTCGTGAAGTTGCATTAGAAATCTTACACGCAAATGGTATTTATGACGTTGATGTTGTTAAAGGTGAAGGATTCTTAACAGATCATTACGATCCTAAAAAGAAAGTTGTTTCACTATCTCCTGCAAACTATGACAGACCATCAGTTGCTGGTACTGCGATTGCAGCCCATGAAGTTGGTCATGCCATTCAAGATCACCAAGGATATTGGTTCTTAAGATTCAGAGCAACTTTAGTTCCTGTTGCAAACCTAGGAAGTTCATTAAGCTATATCATTATCATGTTAGGTATCGTTTTAACAGCTTTAGGTAGTGCATTTGGTTCAACTGCTTTATGGATTGGTGCTGGTTTAATGTCATTAGCAGTATTATTCTCAATCGTAACATTACCGGTTGAGTTTGATGCGAGTTCAAGAGCGATGAAACAAATTACGGCATTGAATATTGTAAATGAAAAAGAATACAAACATGCGCGTAAAGTATTATCTGCAGCAGCAATGACTTATGTTGCAGCAACTGCTGTCGCTGTAGCAGAGCTTGTACGTATCATTTTACTTGCGCGTTCAAGTGAATAA
- a CDS encoding nucleotide pyrophosphohydrolase, with amino-acid sequence MKSMSDMQHEVDEYIGQFKAGYFSPLANLARLTEEVGELAREINHTYGEKKKKETEAENSIKAELGDNLFVLLCLANSMGIDMTESFNETMEKFNTRDKNRFERK; translated from the coding sequence ATGAAATCTATGTCAGATATGCAACATGAAGTTGATGAATATATTGGACAATTTAAAGCAGGATACTTTTCACCATTAGCTAATTTAGCTAGATTAACTGAAGAAGTAGGAGAACTTGCACGAGAAATAAACCATACTTACGGAGAAAAGAAGAAAAAAGAAACAGAGGCTGAAAATTCAATTAAAGCAGAGTTAGGTGATAATTTATTTGTGTTGTTATGCCTTGCAAACTCAATGGGAATTGATATGACAGAAAGTTTCAATGAAACGATGGAAAAGTTTAACACACGAGATAAAAATCGTTTTGAACGTAAATAG